Proteins found in one Drosophila innubila isolate TH190305 chromosome X, UK_Dinn_1.0, whole genome shotgun sequence genomic segment:
- the LOC117794260 gene encoding polyhomeotic-proximal chromatin protein isoform X1 gives MDRRALKFMQKRADTESDTTLTTNTLTSSASTTATLAAAAATVTAATTTTTTTAAAAAVTTAQPLKDNSNIRSSSSSNNNNNNNGDKLQAATQQLQQQQHKQQQQQQQQQQHIAGVERPLKCLETLAQKAGITFDEKYDFASPPHPGIGATTPTHNNNNNNNNTNNNNNNNTNNNNNNQLNNNKIKGGTPTSIASTPPSSRRQLTTPTTTTPAATSTATTPATTAATVARSRSVSRSRSRSSTPTSHANAHAHAHARQIVTLEKSQSPAQQVASAAAVPLQISPEQLQQFYASGPYAAIQVKQEFPTHNAGNNNAGNELKHATSLLDASQTTQLQQMQLQQLTGGDVAAAAAAAAAAAGAASPANAQQNALQQQQQQQQQQQQQQAQQQQQQQQHSTAISTMSPMQLAATGGVPGDWANGRTVQLMQPSSFIYPQMIVSGNLLNTGLGQQPIQVIAASKHFQGSAPQMITTTTQNAKQMIGGQAGFASGTYAIPSSQSPQTLLISPVNVISHSPQQQSLLQSMAAAAAQQQQQQHQQQQQQQQQQQQQQQLTQQQQQLTAAAAQQAAALAVSAAAASKVGDGQGKLQQKVVQKVTTTTNTVQAATGGAAGGVVTQQQQQQQQQTTTQQCVQVSQSTLPGVSAAQAAQLINPLQNAAAGQPQQMQISPWFWPNGLQPFGTNPIILRGQPDGTSGMFIQQPATHQALQTQQNQIIQCNVTQTPTKTRAQLDALAPKQQQQQQQQQQANAQQQQQQQQQQQQQQQLATQQQAVAVATAQLQQQQLTAAAAALQRAGGSILPHNGSQVRPASSVSTQTAQNQSLLKAKMRTKQQPVRPALPTLKTENGQVAGKAGQVNSNATNALTQHLAVQQQQQQAASLHQVVTTAGNKMVVMSTSGTPITLQNGQTLQAGGVDKQQQQQQQQQQQQQQQQQQLQLMKNQQLFQQQIMQHQLAMQLQQQQQQQVQQQQQQVQQQQQQAQQQQQQPQQQQTLTNATTQQILQVAPNTFIASQQQQQQQQQLHNQLLQHQLQQVQQAQQQQQQQQQQVAQQQQQQREQQQNIIQQIVVQQQTATQQQHQQQQQQQQQQQQAQQQQLQLSSVPFSVSSTTTPAGIATSSALQAALSASGAVFQTTTKTSNSMPSSSVVTISNQSTGPLVTSSTVASLQQQAQQLQQQQQHQQQLISASIAAATQQQQQQQQQQQQQQQQQQQQQQQQQQQQQQQQLTAASPTQNPILAMTSMMNATVGLPTTTPPVSSAVASTALVTLSNSMSSLPATPTKATTMTTASMQETPKTHLQQQQQQQHQQQQQQQQTASLVPIESPLQAATAAAAAAAAATLLESSKASAEASSSTATTTTETTLLNGDASEATPTKPTTTTAAATTPTSATVAAAVQLPTVKQSNAVLPSSSSNENSNVKSNSISGSSNTVTVSSSAATNGIASNAMRASSSSNCSTSNTITTTSSSISTTATTNSSSNNNNNNNNSSSNSNGKDLPKAMIKPNVLTHVIDGFIIQEANEPFPVTRQRYTDKDGNDEPPKKKAAMQEELKPIATTTGCITPTTPTIAAAGGNIVGVGTLAADMVACEQCGKPEHRAKLKRKRYCSPGCARLAKSAANNNGSGIGMVAADAMALADKLDESLAEEKMQTDAMTPEPAMIMNELTASTPVATATPTPATPVAAAAAAVVAAASIAPAAAAIATPMPSSSNSIADRPICNWSVEEVSEFIKNLPGCQDYVDDFVQQEIDGQALLLLKENHLVHAMGMKLGPALKIVAKVDSMKEVNAAAANDAAKEAGVTQ, from the exons AGCGGACACTGAAAGCGATACAACATTAACCACAAACACATTGACATCATCGGcatcaacaactgcaacattagcagcagcagcagcaacagtaacagcagctacaacaacaacaacaacaacagcagcagcagcagcagtaacaacagcgCAACCTTTGAAAGATAACTCGAATataagaagcagcagcagcagcaataacaataacaacaacaacggcgatAAGTTGCAAGCAGCAacacaacagctgcagcagcagcaacacaagcaacaacaacaacagcagcagcagcagcaacatattGCTGGTGTAGAGCGGCCTTTAAAGTGCCTGGAGACGCTTGCGCAGAAAGCAGGCATCACATTTGACGAGAAGTACGATTTTGCAAGTCCGCCGCATCCGGGCATAGGCGCAACCACGCccacccacaacaacaacaacaacaacaacaatactaataataataataataataatacaaataataacaacaacaatcagttgaataataacaaaattaaaggcGGCACGCCCACATCGATTGCCAGCACGCCGCCCTCATCGCGTCGCCAActaacaacaccaacaacaacaactccagcagcaacatcaacagcaacaactccaGCAACcacagctgcaactgttgcacgCTCGCGCAGCGTGTCACGTTCCAGATCACGTTCGAGCACGCCCACCTCCCACGCCaacgcccacgcccacgctCACGCACGCCAGATCGTCACGCTGGAGAAATCACAGAGCCCCGCCCAACAGGTGGCATCCGCTGCGGCGGTGCCACTACAAATCTCAccggagcaactgcagcaattCTATGCCAGTGGCCCCTATGCCGCCATCCAGGTGAAACAGGAGTTTCCCACACACAATGCTGGCAATAATAATGCTGGCAATGAACTGAAGCATGCCACAAGTCTGTTGGATGCTAGTCAAACCACACAGTTGCAACAgatgcagttgcagcagctgaCTGGTGGCGATGTTGCTGCGGCtgcagcggctgctgctgcggcggcgGGTGCTGCAAGTCCGGCAAATGCGCAACAAAacgcactgcagcagcaacaacaacagcagcagcaacaacaacagcaacaggcacaacagcagcagcaacagcaacagcactcGACAGCAATTAGCACAATGTCACCAATGCAACTGGCGGCAACAGGAGGCGTGCCCGGAGATTGGGCAAATGGTAGGACGGTGCAACTGATGCAGCCATCGAGCTTCATCTATCCACAGATGATTGTGTCGGGGAATCTGTTGAATACGGGATTGGGACAGCAGCCGATTCAAGTGATTGCTGCCAGCAAACATTTTCAGGGAAGTGCGCCACAAATGATCACGACAACAACACAGAATGCCAAGCAAATGATTGGCGGTCAGGCGGGATTTGCAAGTGGCACGTATGCGATACCATCGAGTCAATCTCCGCAGACGTTGCTCATTTCACCGGTGAATGTGATTTCGCATTCGCCGCAGCAACAGAGCTTGTTGCAATCGAtggctgccgctgctgcccagcagcaacaacagcagcatcagcagcagcaacaacagcaacagcagcagcaacagcaacaacagctcacacaacagcaacagcaattgacGGCTGCAGCAGCACAACAAGCAGCCGCATTAGCTGTCAGTGCGGCAGCTGCCTCAAAAGTGGGCGATGGCCAGGGCAAGTTGCAACAAAAGGTGGTCCAAAAGGTCACAACCACAACGAATACGGTGCAAGCGGCAACCGGTGGTGCTGCCGGTGGTGTTGTcacccagcagcagcagcagcagcaacaacaaacgacaaCACAACAATGCGTCCAAGTGTCGCAATCAACGTTGCCCGGTGTGAGTGCCGCACAAGCGGCACAGCTCATCAATCCCCTACAGAATGCAGCTGCCGGTCAGCCACAACAGATGCAAATCTCGCCATGGTTCTGGCCAAATGGCCTCCAACCCTTTGGCACAAATCCCATCATACTGCGTGGACAACCCGATGGCACCTCCGGCATGTTCATCCAACAACCTGCCACACATCAGGCCCTACAGACACAACAGAATC AGATCATTCAGTGCAATGTGACGCAGACACCGACAAAGACGCGTGCCCAACTGGACGCATTGGCGccgaagcagcagcaacaacagcagcagcagcaacaggcgaatgcacaacagcagcagcagcagcaacagcaacaacagcagcagcaacaacttgccACACAGCAGCAGGCGGTGGCTGTGGCAACAgcacagttgcagcagcaacaactgacgGCTGCAGCGGCGGCCTTGCAACGTGCTGGCGGTTCCATATTGCCACATAATGGGTCACAAGTGAGACCAGCAAGTTCGGTGTCAACGCAGACGGCACAAAATCAAAGTCTGTTGAAGGCAAAGATGCGAACGAAACAACAACCTGTGCGTCCGGCGTTGCCCACGTTGAAGACGGAGAATGGCCAGGTTGCGGGCAAGGCGGGGCAGGTGAACAGCAATGCAACAAATGCGCTGACTCAACATCTTGccgtgcagcagcagcaacagcaggcgGCGAGTCTCCATCAGGTGGTAACCACCGCAGGCAACAA AATGGTTGTAATGAGCACGTCGGGCACGCCGATAACGTTGCAGAATGGACAGACATTGCAGGCGGGTGGCGTggacaagcagcagcaacagcagcagcaacaacaacagcagcaacagcagcagcagcaacagttgcagctgatGAAGAATCAACAATTGTTCCAGCAGCAAATCATGCAGCATCAGTTGGcaatgcagctgcagcagcagcaacagcagcaggtccaacagcaacagcaacaggtgcagcagcagcaacagcaagcacaacagcagcagcaacagccgcagcaacaacagacgttgacaaatgcaacaactcAACAGATATTGCAAGTGGCGCCGAATACGTTTATTGCctcgcagcagcaacaacaacagcaacagcagttgcaCAATCAGTTGCTGCAGCATCAATTGCAGCAGGTGCAACaggcacagcaacaacaacagcagcaacagcagcaggtggcacagcagcaacaacagcaacgtgaacagcagcaaaatataatacaacAAATTGTGGTGCAACAACAGACGgcaacacagcagcaacaccagcagcagcaacagcaacagcagcaacaacaacaggcgcagcaacaacagttgcagctaAGCAGCGTGCCCTTCTCTGTAtcgtcaacaacaacacccgCTGGCATTGCCACATCGAGTGCGTTGCAAGCAGCACTTTCGGCCTCCGGTGCGGTCTTTCAAACAACGACTAAAACGAGCAACTCGATGCCCAGCAGCAGCGTTGTGACCATCAGCAATCAAAGCACTGGACCGCTTGTAACAAGCAGCACAGTGGCAAGCTTGCAGCAGCAGGcacagcaattgcaacagcagcaacaacaccagcaacaactcaTATCGGCAAGCATTGCAGCGGctacgcaacaacaacagcagcagcagcagcaacaacagcagcaacaacagcagcagcaacagcagcaacaacagcagcagcagcaacaacagcaacaacaactgactgCCGCGTCGCCAACACAGAATCCCATTTTGGCAATGACATCGATGATGAATGCCACTGTCGgtctgccaacaacaacaccgccTGTGAGCAGCGCTGTTGCTAGCACGGCGCTTGTGACGCTCAGCAACAGCATGAGTTCGctgcctgccacgcccacaaagGCAACAACCATGACAACAGCGAGCATGCAGGAGACACCCAAGACacacttgcaacaacagcagcagcaacagcatcaacaacaacaacagcaacagcagacgGCATCTCTGGTGCCCATTGAATCGCCATTgcaggcagcaacagcagcagcagctgccgcggcagcagcaacattgctTGAGTCGAGCAAAGCCAGTGCGGAGGCAAGCAGCTCAacggcgacaacaacaacggaaaCCACATTGTTAAATGGCGATGCAAGCGAAGCGACGCCCAccaagccaacaacaacaacagcagcagcaacaaccccaacgtcagcaacagttgctgctgccgtgCAGTTGCCCACAGTAAAGCAAAGCAATGCCGTGttgcccagcagcagcagcaacgagaACAGCAATGTTAAGAGCAACAGCAtaagcggcagcagcaacactgtAACTGTATCGAGTTCAGCGGCAACAAACGGTATTGCCAGCAACGCGATGcgtgccagcagcagcagcaattgcagcaCAAGCAACACAATTACCACCACCAGCAGTAGCATTAGCACAACGGCAACCaccaatagcagcagcaacaacaataataataataataacagcagcagcaatagcaatgGCAAAGATCTGCCCAAGGCAATGATTAAGCCAAATGTGTTGACGCATGTCATTGACGGTTTTATAATACAAGAAGCCAACGAACCATTTCCGGTGACCCGACAACGCTACACGGACAAAGATGGCAACGATGAGCCGCCAA AGAAAAAGGCAGCGATGCAGGAGGAACTCAAGCcgattgcaacaacaaccggcTGCATAACACCAACgacaccaacaattgctgctgctggcggtAATATTGTAGGCGTCGGCACCTTGGCCGCCGATATGGTGGCATGTGAGCAATGTGGCAAGCCGGAGCATAGAGCAAAGTTGAAGCGGAAACGTTATTGTTCGCCGGGTTGTGCGCGTTTGGCCAAAAGTGctgccaacaacaatggcagcgGTATTGGCATGGTTGCCGCTGATGCCATGGCCTTGGCTGACAAACTGGATGAATCTTTGGCCGAGGAGAAGATGCAAACGGATGCAATGACGCCAGAGCCAGCGATGATAATGAATGAATTGACAGCGTCAACGCcagtagcaacagcaacaccaacacctgCAACACccgtagcagcagcagcagcagctgttgttgccgcagcAAGCATTGcaccagcagctgcagcaattgCTACACCAatgcccagcagcagcaacagcattgcGGATCGTCCAATCTGCAACTGGAGTGTCGAGGAAGTCAGCGAGTTTATCAAGAATTTGCCAGGTTGTCAGGATTATGTGGATGACTTTGTGCAGCAGGAAATTGATGGAcaggcgttgttgttgctcaagGAGAATCATTTGGTGCATGCCATGGGCATGAAACTCGGCCCGGCGCTCAAGATTGTGGCCAAAGTGGATTCGATGAAGGAGGTGAATGCAGCTGCCGCTAACGATGCTGCCAAAGAGGCGGGTGTCACGCAATAG
- the LOC117794260 gene encoding polyhomeotic-proximal chromatin protein isoform X2, whose protein sequence is MMRATRRRKRSKADTESDTTLTTNTLTSSASTTATLAAAAATVTAATTTTTTTAAAAAVTTAQPLKDNSNIRSSSSSNNNNNNNGDKLQAATQQLQQQQHKQQQQQQQQQQHIAGVERPLKCLETLAQKAGITFDEKYDFASPPHPGIGATTPTHNNNNNNNNTNNNNNNNTNNNNNNQLNNNKIKGGTPTSIASTPPSSRRQLTTPTTTTPAATSTATTPATTAATVARSRSVSRSRSRSSTPTSHANAHAHAHARQIVTLEKSQSPAQQVASAAAVPLQISPEQLQQFYASGPYAAIQVKQEFPTHNAGNNNAGNELKHATSLLDASQTTQLQQMQLQQLTGGDVAAAAAAAAAAAGAASPANAQQNALQQQQQQQQQQQQQQAQQQQQQQQHSTAISTMSPMQLAATGGVPGDWANGRTVQLMQPSSFIYPQMIVSGNLLNTGLGQQPIQVIAASKHFQGSAPQMITTTTQNAKQMIGGQAGFASGTYAIPSSQSPQTLLISPVNVISHSPQQQSLLQSMAAAAAQQQQQQHQQQQQQQQQQQQQQQLTQQQQQLTAAAAQQAAALAVSAAAASKVGDGQGKLQQKVVQKVTTTTNTVQAATGGAAGGVVTQQQQQQQQQTTTQQCVQVSQSTLPGVSAAQAAQLINPLQNAAAGQPQQMQISPWFWPNGLQPFGTNPIILRGQPDGTSGMFIQQPATHQALQTQQNQIIQCNVTQTPTKTRAQLDALAPKQQQQQQQQQQANAQQQQQQQQQQQQQQQLATQQQAVAVATAQLQQQQLTAAAAALQRAGGSILPHNGSQVRPASSVSTQTAQNQSLLKAKMRTKQQPVRPALPTLKTENGQVAGKAGQVNSNATNALTQHLAVQQQQQQAASLHQVVTTAGNKMVVMSTSGTPITLQNGQTLQAGGVDKQQQQQQQQQQQQQQQQQQLQLMKNQQLFQQQIMQHQLAMQLQQQQQQQVQQQQQQVQQQQQQAQQQQQQPQQQQTLTNATTQQILQVAPNTFIASQQQQQQQQQLHNQLLQHQLQQVQQAQQQQQQQQQQVAQQQQQQREQQQNIIQQIVVQQQTATQQQHQQQQQQQQQQQQAQQQQLQLSSVPFSVSSTTTPAGIATSSALQAALSASGAVFQTTTKTSNSMPSSSVVTISNQSTGPLVTSSTVASLQQQAQQLQQQQQHQQQLISASIAAATQQQQQQQQQQQQQQQQQQQQQQQQQQQQQQQQLTAASPTQNPILAMTSMMNATVGLPTTTPPVSSAVASTALVTLSNSMSSLPATPTKATTMTTASMQETPKTHLQQQQQQQHQQQQQQQQTASLVPIESPLQAATAAAAAAAAATLLESSKASAEASSSTATTTTETTLLNGDASEATPTKPTTTTAAATTPTSATVAAAVQLPTVKQSNAVLPSSSSNENSNVKSNSISGSSNTVTVSSSAATNGIASNAMRASSSSNCSTSNTITTTSSSISTTATTNSSSNNNNNNNNSSSNSNGKDLPKAMIKPNVLTHVIDGFIIQEANEPFPVTRQRYTDKDGNDEPPKKKAAMQEELKPIATTTGCITPTTPTIAAAGGNIVGVGTLAADMVACEQCGKPEHRAKLKRKRYCSPGCARLAKSAANNNGSGIGMVAADAMALADKLDESLAEEKMQTDAMTPEPAMIMNELTASTPVATATPTPATPVAAAAAAVVAAASIAPAAAAIATPMPSSSNSIADRPICNWSVEEVSEFIKNLPGCQDYVDDFVQQEIDGQALLLLKENHLVHAMGMKLGPALKIVAKVDSMKEVNAAAANDAAKEAGVTQ, encoded by the exons ATGATGCGTGCCACACGTCGTCGCAAACGTTccaa AGCGGACACTGAAAGCGATACAACATTAACCACAAACACATTGACATCATCGGcatcaacaactgcaacattagcagcagcagcagcaacagtaacagcagctacaacaacaacaacaacaacagcagcagcagcagcagtaacaacagcgCAACCTTTGAAAGATAACTCGAATataagaagcagcagcagcagcaataacaataacaacaacaacggcgatAAGTTGCAAGCAGCAacacaacagctgcagcagcagcaacacaagcaacaacaacaacagcagcagcagcagcaacatattGCTGGTGTAGAGCGGCCTTTAAAGTGCCTGGAGACGCTTGCGCAGAAAGCAGGCATCACATTTGACGAGAAGTACGATTTTGCAAGTCCGCCGCATCCGGGCATAGGCGCAACCACGCccacccacaacaacaacaacaacaacaacaatactaataataataataataataatacaaataataacaacaacaatcagttgaataataacaaaattaaaggcGGCACGCCCACATCGATTGCCAGCACGCCGCCCTCATCGCGTCGCCAActaacaacaccaacaacaacaactccagcagcaacatcaacagcaacaactccaGCAACcacagctgcaactgttgcacgCTCGCGCAGCGTGTCACGTTCCAGATCACGTTCGAGCACGCCCACCTCCCACGCCaacgcccacgcccacgctCACGCACGCCAGATCGTCACGCTGGAGAAATCACAGAGCCCCGCCCAACAGGTGGCATCCGCTGCGGCGGTGCCACTACAAATCTCAccggagcaactgcagcaattCTATGCCAGTGGCCCCTATGCCGCCATCCAGGTGAAACAGGAGTTTCCCACACACAATGCTGGCAATAATAATGCTGGCAATGAACTGAAGCATGCCACAAGTCTGTTGGATGCTAGTCAAACCACACAGTTGCAACAgatgcagttgcagcagctgaCTGGTGGCGATGTTGCTGCGGCtgcagcggctgctgctgcggcggcgGGTGCTGCAAGTCCGGCAAATGCGCAACAAAacgcactgcagcagcaacaacaacagcagcagcaacaacaacagcaacaggcacaacagcagcagcaacagcaacagcactcGACAGCAATTAGCACAATGTCACCAATGCAACTGGCGGCAACAGGAGGCGTGCCCGGAGATTGGGCAAATGGTAGGACGGTGCAACTGATGCAGCCATCGAGCTTCATCTATCCACAGATGATTGTGTCGGGGAATCTGTTGAATACGGGATTGGGACAGCAGCCGATTCAAGTGATTGCTGCCAGCAAACATTTTCAGGGAAGTGCGCCACAAATGATCACGACAACAACACAGAATGCCAAGCAAATGATTGGCGGTCAGGCGGGATTTGCAAGTGGCACGTATGCGATACCATCGAGTCAATCTCCGCAGACGTTGCTCATTTCACCGGTGAATGTGATTTCGCATTCGCCGCAGCAACAGAGCTTGTTGCAATCGAtggctgccgctgctgcccagcagcaacaacagcagcatcagcagcagcaacaacagcaacagcagcagcaacagcaacaacagctcacacaacagcaacagcaattgacGGCTGCAGCAGCACAACAAGCAGCCGCATTAGCTGTCAGTGCGGCAGCTGCCTCAAAAGTGGGCGATGGCCAGGGCAAGTTGCAACAAAAGGTGGTCCAAAAGGTCACAACCACAACGAATACGGTGCAAGCGGCAACCGGTGGTGCTGCCGGTGGTGTTGTcacccagcagcagcagcagcagcaacaacaaacgacaaCACAACAATGCGTCCAAGTGTCGCAATCAACGTTGCCCGGTGTGAGTGCCGCACAAGCGGCACAGCTCATCAATCCCCTACAGAATGCAGCTGCCGGTCAGCCACAACAGATGCAAATCTCGCCATGGTTCTGGCCAAATGGCCTCCAACCCTTTGGCACAAATCCCATCATACTGCGTGGACAACCCGATGGCACCTCCGGCATGTTCATCCAACAACCTGCCACACATCAGGCCCTACAGACACAACAGAATC AGATCATTCAGTGCAATGTGACGCAGACACCGACAAAGACGCGTGCCCAACTGGACGCATTGGCGccgaagcagcagcaacaacagcagcagcagcaacaggcgaatgcacaacagcagcagcagcagcaacagcaacaacagcagcagcaacaacttgccACACAGCAGCAGGCGGTGGCTGTGGCAACAgcacagttgcagcagcaacaactgacgGCTGCAGCGGCGGCCTTGCAACGTGCTGGCGGTTCCATATTGCCACATAATGGGTCACAAGTGAGACCAGCAAGTTCGGTGTCAACGCAGACGGCACAAAATCAAAGTCTGTTGAAGGCAAAGATGCGAACGAAACAACAACCTGTGCGTCCGGCGTTGCCCACGTTGAAGACGGAGAATGGCCAGGTTGCGGGCAAGGCGGGGCAGGTGAACAGCAATGCAACAAATGCGCTGACTCAACATCTTGccgtgcagcagcagcaacagcaggcgGCGAGTCTCCATCAGGTGGTAACCACCGCAGGCAACAA AATGGTTGTAATGAGCACGTCGGGCACGCCGATAACGTTGCAGAATGGACAGACATTGCAGGCGGGTGGCGTggacaagcagcagcaacagcagcagcaacaacaacagcagcaacagcagcagcagcaacagttgcagctgatGAAGAATCAACAATTGTTCCAGCAGCAAATCATGCAGCATCAGTTGGcaatgcagctgcagcagcagcaacagcagcaggtccaacagcaacagcaacaggtgcagcagcagcaacagcaagcacaacagcagcagcaacagccgcagcaacaacagacgttgacaaatgcaacaactcAACAGATATTGCAAGTGGCGCCGAATACGTTTATTGCctcgcagcagcaacaacaacagcaacagcagttgcaCAATCAGTTGCTGCAGCATCAATTGCAGCAGGTGCAACaggcacagcaacaacaacagcagcaacagcagcaggtggcacagcagcaacaacagcaacgtgaacagcagcaaaatataatacaacAAATTGTGGTGCAACAACAGACGgcaacacagcagcaacaccagcagcagcaacagcaacagcagcaacaacaacaggcgcagcaacaacagttgcagctaAGCAGCGTGCCCTTCTCTGTAtcgtcaacaacaacacccgCTGGCATTGCCACATCGAGTGCGTTGCAAGCAGCACTTTCGGCCTCCGGTGCGGTCTTTCAAACAACGACTAAAACGAGCAACTCGATGCCCAGCAGCAGCGTTGTGACCATCAGCAATCAAAGCACTGGACCGCTTGTAACAAGCAGCACAGTGGCAAGCTTGCAGCAGCAGGcacagcaattgcaacagcagcaacaacaccagcaacaactcaTATCGGCAAGCATTGCAGCGGctacgcaacaacaacagcagcagcagcagcaacaacagcagcaacaacagcagcagcaacagcagcaacaacagcagcagcagcaacaacagcaacaacaactgactgCCGCGTCGCCAACACAGAATCCCATTTTGGCAATGACATCGATGATGAATGCCACTGTCGgtctgccaacaacaacaccgccTGTGAGCAGCGCTGTTGCTAGCACGGCGCTTGTGACGCTCAGCAACAGCATGAGTTCGctgcctgccacgcccacaaagGCAACAACCATGACAACAGCGAGCATGCAGGAGACACCCAAGACacacttgcaacaacagcagcagcaacagcatcaacaacaacaacagcaacagcagacgGCATCTCTGGTGCCCATTGAATCGCCATTgcaggcagcaacagcagcagcagctgccgcggcagcagcaacattgctTGAGTCGAGCAAAGCCAGTGCGGAGGCAAGCAGCTCAacggcgacaacaacaacggaaaCCACATTGTTAAATGGCGATGCAAGCGAAGCGACGCCCAccaagccaacaacaacaacagcagcagcaacaaccccaacgtcagcaacagttgctgctgccgtgCAGTTGCCCACAGTAAAGCAAAGCAATGCCGTGttgcccagcagcagcagcaacgagaACAGCAATGTTAAGAGCAACAGCAtaagcggcagcagcaacactgtAACTGTATCGAGTTCAGCGGCAACAAACGGTATTGCCAGCAACGCGATGcgtgccagcagcagcagcaattgcagcaCAAGCAACACAATTACCACCACCAGCAGTAGCATTAGCACAACGGCAACCaccaatagcagcagcaacaacaataataataataataacagcagcagcaatagcaatgGCAAAGATCTGCCCAAGGCAATGATTAAGCCAAATGTGTTGACGCATGTCATTGACGGTTTTATAATACAAGAAGCCAACGAACCATTTCCGGTGACCCGACAACGCTACACGGACAAAGATGGCAACGATGAGCCGCCAA AGAAAAAGGCAGCGATGCAGGAGGAACTCAAGCcgattgcaacaacaaccggcTGCATAACACCAACgacaccaacaattgctgctgctggcggtAATATTGTAGGCGTCGGCACCTTGGCCGCCGATATGGTGGCATGTGAGCAATGTGGCAAGCCGGAGCATAGAGCAAAGTTGAAGCGGAAACGTTATTGTTCGCCGGGTTGTGCGCGTTTGGCCAAAAGTGctgccaacaacaatggcagcgGTATTGGCATGGTTGCCGCTGATGCCATGGCCTTGGCTGACAAACTGGATGAATCTTTGGCCGAGGAGAAGATGCAAACGGATGCAATGACGCCAGAGCCAGCGATGATAATGAATGAATTGACAGCGTCAACGCcagtagcaacagcaacaccaacacctgCAACACccgtagcagcagcagcagcagctgttgttgccgcagcAAGCATTGcaccagcagctgcagcaattgCTACACCAatgcccagcagcagcaacagcattgcGGATCGTCCAATCTGCAACTGGAGTGTCGAGGAAGTCAGCGAGTTTATCAAGAATTTGCCAGGTTGTCAGGATTATGTGGATGACTTTGTGCAGCAGGAAATTGATGGAcaggcgttgttgttgctcaagGAGAATCATTTGGTGCATGCCATGGGCATGAAACTCGGCCCGGCGCTCAAGATTGTGGCCAAAGTGGATTCGATGAAGGAGGTGAATGCAGCTGCCGCTAACGATGCTGCCAAAGAGGCGGGTGTCACGCAATAG